One part of the Acetoanaerobium sticklandii genome encodes these proteins:
- a CDS encoding protein-glutamate methylesterase/protein-glutamine glutaminase, translating into MQSIKVLIVDDSAFIRKMLKDLLEIDASIKVVAAVKNGKEAIEFLESSYVDVITLDVEMPVMDGIATLKEIMRVRPTPVVMLSSLTKEGAEMTFKALDLGAVNFLAKPTNIFKISSSADIQDSIIDKVKEASKVRVNKIAAIRPKDNKISYTESSSMNSSIKNSDIKKIVAIGTSTGGPRALQEVISNLSGSFPAPVLIVQHMPKGFTKSLADRLDSISRIRVKEAEDNEIVENATVYIAPGDRHLKIEAFSKNKYRIRLDDGPNVSGHKPSVDALFYSLCDVPTNDIITVIMTGMGADGAKAMEQLKLIKKSTTIVEDESTCVVFGMPKSAIATGKVDKILPLNKIAAELNKMLGV; encoded by the coding sequence ATGCAAAGTATTAAAGTATTAATTGTAGATGATTCTGCCTTCATAAGAAAAATGTTGAAAGACTTATTAGAAATTGACGCATCTATTAAAGTAGTTGCAGCGGTTAAAAATGGAAAAGAAGCTATTGAATTTTTAGAGTCTAGCTATGTTGATGTAATCACACTTGATGTAGAGATGCCTGTAATGGACGGTATAGCAACTCTGAAAGAAATTATGAGAGTAAGGCCGACTCCTGTTGTCATGTTGAGCTCATTAACAAAAGAAGGAGCGGAGATGACATTTAAAGCATTAGACCTAGGAGCTGTGAATTTTTTAGCTAAGCCAACTAATATTTTCAAAATCAGCTCATCGGCAGATATTCAAGATAGCATAATTGATAAAGTTAAAGAAGCTTCAAAAGTTAGAGTAAATAAAATAGCAGCGATTAGACCAAAAGATAATAAAATAAGTTATACTGAATCAAGTAGTATGAATTCAAGCATCAAAAATAGTGATATAAAAAAAATTGTTGCAATAGGGACATCTACAGGAGGACCAAGAGCTTTACAAGAAGTGATTAGCAATCTATCAGGCAGTTTTCCTGCACCAGTATTAATAGTACAGCACATGCCAAAAGGCTTCACCAAATCGTTGGCTGATAGACTTGATTCTATTTCTAGAATCAGGGTAAAAGAAGCTGAAGACAACGAAATAGTTGAAAATGCTACTGTATATATAGCTCCTGGAGATAGGCATTTAAAGATTGAGGCTTTCTCAAAAAATAAATACCGAATAAGACTCGATGATGGACCAAACGTATCAGGACATAAACCATCTGTTGACGCATTGTTTTATTCGTTATGTGATGTTCCAACTAATGATATAATAACTGTAATAATGACAGGGATGGGGGCTGATGGAGCTAAAGCCATGGAACAATTAAAACTTATAAAAAAATCTACAACGATAGTTGAAGATGAGTCAACTTGTGTAGTGTTCGGAATGCCGAAATCAGCTATAGCAACAGGTAAAGTTGATAAGATTTTGCCACTTAATAAGATAGCCGCTGAGCTTAATAAAATGTTGGGGGTGTAA
- a CDS encoding flagellar brake protein, which produces MKDKNFPQIGQKLIIIRIKMTGEKVEYVSQLMDVDVNGELAVAVPIKNSQLVTLLNGTKITIIYNNNESGMLEFEAEVVRKITGKVPLMYIKKISEIIKGQRRNYFRLDLLVPIQIIKSNDDTMHSGFTKDISGGGLRMITDADLNEGEIIHVSFELEDRTYNLKSQVRTKFNSIDNKNEVGIEFLDIIEIDRNDLIKYLFLQQRMLIKRGM; this is translated from the coding sequence ATGAAAGATAAAAATTTTCCCCAAATTGGTCAAAAATTAATAATAATAAGAATTAAAATGACTGGCGAAAAAGTTGAGTATGTAAGTCAACTTATGGATGTTGATGTAAATGGAGAACTTGCAGTTGCAGTTCCTATAAAAAATTCTCAATTAGTAACTCTATTAAATGGGACAAAAATTACTATAATATATAATAATAACGAGAGTGGTATGTTAGAGTTTGAAGCAGAAGTTGTTAGAAAAATCACTGGAAAAGTTCCTTTAATGTATATTAAAAAAATAAGTGAAATAATCAAAGGGCAAAGAAGGAATTATTTCAGACTAGATTTACTTGTTCCAATTCAAATAATTAAATCAAATGATGATACTATGCATTCTGGCTTTACTAAGGATATAAGCGGTGGAGGCCTTAGAATGATAACGGATGCAGATTTAAATGAAGGAGAAATCATCCATGTAAGCTTTGAACTTGAAGATAGAACTTACAATCTTAAATCCCAAGTTAGAACAAAATTTAACTCAATTGACAATAAAAATGAAGTAGGCATTGAATTTTTGGATATAATTGAAATAGATAGAAATGATTTAATTAAATATTTATTTCTTCAGCAAAGAATGCTTATTAAAAGAGGGATGTAG
- a CDS encoding MinD/ParA family protein gives MQNFDQAQRLREAVVFKKNSERNEKINNSSTRVICISSGKGGVGKSNFTINLAIALQSQGKKVIVIDADLGLANVEILLGIMPKFTLLDVITKNTSIKNVITKGPMEIGIISGGSGIQSMAELSFYDMNKLLNEINGLKDMADYILIDTGAGISKSVTAFIEASEELIVITTCEPPAIADAYALIKIISNIDKQKKISLVANRADDINEAENVYMKLSSVSKKFLDMNIEYLGGILDDDNVTKSVKKQVPFYLNNPKAKASQGIHSISEKLLNMPVSQKGFNSFIKKLKGLFVGGGA, from the coding sequence ATGCAGAATTTCGATCAAGCTCAAAGGCTTAGAGAAGCAGTTGTGTTTAAAAAAAATTCAGAGCGAAATGAAAAAATAAATAACTCATCTACTAGAGTGATATGTATATCTAGCGGAAAAGGTGGGGTAGGGAAAAGTAATTTCACAATTAATCTTGCTATTGCTCTTCAATCTCAAGGGAAAAAGGTAATAGTAATAGATGCAGATTTAGGTCTTGCTAATGTCGAAATACTTCTAGGTATTATGCCAAAGTTTACTTTACTAGATGTTATAACAAAAAACACAAGTATTAAAAATGTCATAACCAAAGGACCAATGGAAATTGGTATAATTTCTGGAGGATCAGGAATACAGTCTATGGCAGAATTATCATTTTATGATATGAATAAATTATTAAATGAAATAAATGGACTTAAAGATATGGCTGATTATATTTTAATAGATACTGGAGCAGGTATTTCAAAATCAGTTACAGCATTTATTGAAGCATCCGAGGAACTTATAGTAATAACGACTTGTGAACCGCCAGCAATAGCTGATGCTTATGCACTAATAAAAATAATATCTAACATTGATAAGCAAAAAAAAATTAGTTTAGTAGCAAATAGAGCTGATGACATTAATGAGGCTGAAAATGTATATATGAAGTTAAGTTCAGTGTCAAAAAAGTTTTTAGATATGAATATAGAATATTTAGGTGGAATTTTAGATGATGATAATGTTACTAAATCTGTAAAAAAACAAGTTCCTTTTTATCTTAATAACCCTAAAGCCAAAGCAAGCCAAGGGATTCATAGTATTTCAGAAAAACTTCTTAATATGCCAGTTTCTCAGAAAGGCTTCAATAGCTTTATTAAAAAGCTTAAAGGACTATTTGTTGGAGGAGGTGCATGA
- the flhF gene encoding flagellar biosynthesis protein FlhF, giving the protein MQIKKFVGENVTQTMALVKKEMGNDAIILQTKKTKSKGFLGFFKKDMVEVLAAIEPDKASSKVTKTKSTETSPPRFESANTSIENIKIPTYIDGKNDKNDVSFKEVNKIYQKPMQVNKVSSNADITKDIDEIKTVIKDLNERFVQTFKTEEDEVIHELKTKHSNKLVEKGISSLLSEEIVNEALSKYNDCNRDSIFKVINERFNNFSENNMKFLKKYNVFVGPTGVGKTTTLAKIASNLAIEEGKRIGFMTLDTYRISAVEQLRTYAEILNCPIEVAYDKADVSEAVKRLESRDSIFIDTAGRSHRNKVHMIELEEIIESIDEKEVFLVLSANFNKEDIKDILEAYSFIDDFSIVITKMDETSREGLVFDIINAANKPVSYITYGQNVPDDIEIFDFNKFVNEFLREI; this is encoded by the coding sequence GTGCAGATAAAAAAATTTGTTGGAGAGAATGTAACACAAACTATGGCATTAGTAAAAAAAGAAATGGGTAATGATGCTATAATATTACAGACTAAAAAAACAAAATCAAAAGGATTTCTAGGATTTTTTAAGAAAGATATGGTCGAAGTTCTTGCTGCTATAGAACCTGATAAAGCTAGTTCTAAAGTAACTAAAACTAAATCTACAGAAACATCGCCGCCTAGATTTGAATCTGCTAATACAAGTATTGAAAATATTAAAATCCCAACATATATAGATGGAAAAAATGATAAAAATGATGTATCATTTAAAGAAGTAAATAAAATTTATCAAAAACCGATGCAGGTTAATAAGGTAAGTAGCAATGCCGACATAACAAAAGACATAGATGAAATAAAGACTGTGATAAAAGACCTAAATGAGAGATTTGTTCAGACATTTAAAACAGAAGAAGATGAAGTAATTCATGAGTTAAAAACAAAGCATTCAAATAAACTGGTAGAAAAAGGGATATCTAGTTTACTTTCGGAAGAAATAGTCAATGAAGCATTATCAAAGTACAATGATTGTAATCGAGACAGTATATTTAAAGTGATCAATGAAAGATTTAATAATTTTAGTGAAAATAACATGAAATTCTTAAAGAAATATAACGTGTTTGTTGGACCAACGGGAGTTGGTAAAACAACTACTCTTGCAAAGATAGCATCAAATTTAGCTATTGAAGAAGGCAAACGTATTGGGTTTATGACTCTAGATACATATAGAATATCTGCAGTAGAGCAGTTGAGAACATACGCAGAGATATTAAATTGCCCTATAGAGGTTGCATATGATAAGGCTGATGTATCTGAAGCTGTTAAAAGACTTGAAAGCAGAGATTCAATATTCATTGATACAGCAGGAAGAAGTCATAGAAACAAAGTCCACATGATTGAATTAGAAGAAATAATAGAAAGTATTGATGAAAAAGAGGTTTTTCTTGTTCTAAGTGCGAATTTTAATAAAGAAGATATAAAAGATATATTAGAAGCATATAGTTTTATTGATGATTTCAGCATAGTAATTACAAAGATGGATGAAACATCTAGAGAAGGATTAGTTTTTGATATTATAAATGCAGCAAATAAACCAGTTTCTTACATTACCTATGGACAGAATGTTCCAGACGATATAGAAATCTTTGATTTTAATAAGTTTGTAAATGAATTTTTAAGGGAGATCTAG
- the flhA gene encoding flagellar biosynthesis protein FlhA, giving the protein MKSGDIAITIGIIFIILMIIIPIPLFLVDILLSLNISLALLILLISMYNKEALDFSVFPSLLLITTLFRLSLNITTTRYILSEGNAGQVIEAFGNFVMGGNPVVGFVVFIIIVIVQFMVITKGSERVAEVAARFTLDAMPGKQMAIDADLNTGLIDEREAKNRRLKIQGEADFYGAMDGASKFVKGDAVAGILITLVNVIGGFVIGVLIQGMPMAEALSRFTILSVGDGLVSQIPALLISTGTGIVVTRATSESNLGRDFIDQLFNNYKIMFIISGVLFFLALTPLPFIPYMLLSLVFLGSGLNMLRRSRIEERTPEIGEEQDNVEEIRRPENVLPLLNVDPIELEFGYGIIPLADKSQGGDLFDRLVMIRRQCALELGIVVPMIRLRDNIQLQPNQYVIKIKGVEVSGGEILFDHYLAMNPGIADGEIKGIDTIEPAFGLPAKWIDEKERERAEIFGYTVVDPPSIISTHLTEVIKKHAHELIGRQDVKMLLDNLKETHPTLVDEVIPSLLSIGDIQKVLSNLLREGVSIRNFSNIMEALADYGQVTKDTDMLTEYSRQMMFRSITKQFISRDDAKVITLDPDLERIIMESLQTTETGTYMALEPSISQKLVTSLGKEVEKVLSIGEQPLIVTAPVVRFYFKKFVEQISDDIIVLSYNEIDPKTKIQSIGTVSV; this is encoded by the coding sequence ATGAAATCAGGGGATATAGCAATAACCATTGGAATAATTTTTATAATATTAATGATTATTATTCCAATACCATTATTTTTAGTAGATATACTGTTGAGCCTTAACATATCCTTGGCTCTTCTTATTTTACTTATTTCAATGTATAACAAAGAAGCTTTAGATTTTTCTGTTTTTCCATCTCTTCTATTAATTACAACATTATTTAGACTTTCATTAAATATTACTACAACTAGGTATATTTTGTCTGAGGGTAATGCAGGACAAGTTATAGAAGCTTTTGGAAATTTCGTTATGGGAGGAAATCCTGTAGTAGGATTTGTCGTTTTTATAATTATTGTAATAGTACAATTTATGGTTATAACTAAAGGTTCAGAGCGTGTAGCTGAAGTAGCGGCTAGATTTACGCTAGATGCTATGCCAGGAAAGCAGATGGCAATAGATGCAGATTTAAATACTGGTCTTATTGATGAAAGAGAAGCAAAAAATAGACGATTAAAAATTCAAGGTGAAGCTGATTTTTATGGCGCTATGGATGGAGCTTCGAAATTTGTAAAAGGAGACGCTGTAGCTGGAATTCTAATTACTCTAGTTAATGTAATTGGAGGATTTGTTATTGGGGTATTAATACAAGGAATGCCAATGGCAGAAGCATTATCTAGATTTACGATTTTATCAGTTGGTGACGGACTTGTTTCACAGATTCCAGCATTACTTATTTCTACTGGAACAGGTATAGTAGTTACCAGGGCTACATCTGAATCTAACCTTGGTAGAGACTTTATAGATCAGCTTTTTAATAACTACAAAATAATGTTTATTATATCTGGAGTTTTATTCTTCTTAGCGCTTACTCCACTTCCATTTATTCCATATATGTTGTTATCATTGGTATTTTTGGGTTCTGGACTAAACATGCTAAGAAGATCTAGAATTGAAGAGCGTACTCCAGAAATAGGAGAAGAACAAGATAACGTCGAAGAAATTAGAAGACCTGAAAATGTGCTTCCATTACTTAATGTAGATCCTATTGAACTGGAATTTGGGTATGGAATAATTCCTCTTGCAGATAAATCTCAAGGTGGAGATTTATTCGATAGATTAGTCATGATAAGGCGCCAATGCGCATTAGAATTAGGTATTGTAGTCCCTATGATTAGATTAAGAGACAACATACAACTACAACCTAATCAATATGTAATAAAAATTAAAGGAGTAGAGGTTTCTGGAGGTGAAATACTATTTGACCATTATTTAGCTATGAATCCAGGTATTGCTGATGGAGAAATAAAAGGTATAGATACAATTGAGCCGGCATTTGGACTTCCTGCAAAATGGATAGATGAGAAAGAGCGTGAAAGAGCAGAAATATTTGGATATACGGTAGTAGACCCACCATCGATTATATCTACTCACTTAACTGAAGTTATTAAAAAACATGCACATGAATTAATAGGAAGACAAGATGTTAAAATGCTTCTTGACAATCTTAAGGAAACGCATCCTACACTTGTTGATGAAGTTATACCATCTTTACTATCTATTGGTGATATACAAAAAGTTTTATCAAATCTACTTAGAGAAGGAGTTTCTATTAGGAACTTCAGTAATATTATGGAAGCATTAGCAGATTATGGACAAGTTACTAAAGACACAGATATGCTTACTGAATATTCTAGGCAAATGATGTTTAGATCCATAACGAAACAATTTATTTCTCGAGATGATGCAAAAGTAATAACACTTGACCCTGATCTTGAAAGAATAATTATGGAATCGCTTCAAACTACAGAAACGGGTACATATATGGCTCTAGAACCTAGTATATCTCAAAAACTAGTTACTAGTTTAGGAAAAGAAGTTGAGAAGGTATTATCTATAGGGGAGCAACCATTAATTGTTACTGCCCCTGTAGTAAGATTTTATTTTAAAAAATTTGTAGAACAGATAAGTGATGATATAATAGTCTTATCATATAATGAAATAGACCCAAAAACAAAAATCCAGTCTATAGGGACGGTGAGTGTGTAG
- the flhB gene encoding flagellar biosynthesis protein FlhB, producing MTDVKLIIDLQLFTEEKTEKASPKKKQDSRKKGQVMQSREINTAAALMASVLALKYSGGFMFRTITEATYFFRDLLYTDILNESIGGYKILIYMIMYVTKAVVIVIGVGFVAAFITSKIQVGNLFTTETLKIKPERLNPIEGFKRMFSMRSFVELVKSLLKIGVVGFVGYSYLAKNIGLVLKSQQLKPIQFSYMIFELSINLAIRMTFAITVIAILDFFYQRYDYEKNLKMSKQEIKEEYKQSEGDPQIKSKIKEKQRQAAMRRMMQEIPKADVIITNPTHFAVAIKYDEDKFEAPYVVAKGKNLIAQNIKQKAREVNIPVVENKPLAQALYKEVEIGQMISPQLYEAVAEILAYVYSLKEKI from the coding sequence ATGACTGATGTAAAACTAATTATTGATTTACAATTATTCACAGAAGAAAAAACTGAAAAAGCATCACCTAAGAAAAAACAAGATTCTAGAAAAAAAGGCCAAGTGATGCAAAGCAGAGAAATAAATACTGCAGCGGCATTGATGGCTTCAGTTCTTGCGCTTAAATATTCAGGTGGCTTTATGTTTCGAACAATAACAGAAGCCACTTATTTTTTTAGAGATTTATTATATACAGATATACTAAATGAAAGTATAGGTGGATATAAAATTTTAATTTATATGATAATGTATGTAACTAAGGCTGTAGTGATAGTAATAGGAGTTGGATTTGTAGCAGCTTTCATAACATCAAAAATTCAGGTTGGAAATTTATTTACTACAGAGACGCTAAAAATAAAACCTGAAAGATTAAATCCAATTGAAGGATTTAAAAGAATGTTCAGCATGAGGTCATTTGTAGAATTAGTAAAGTCATTATTAAAAATTGGAGTTGTTGGTTTTGTGGGATATAGTTATCTTGCAAAAAATATTGGACTTGTTTTAAAAAGTCAGCAGCTTAAACCTATTCAGTTTTCATATATGATATTCGAATTATCAATTAATCTTGCTATAAGAATGACATTTGCAATTACTGTAATTGCTATTTTAGATTTCTTCTATCAAAGATACGATTATGAGAAAAACTTAAAAATGTCAAAGCAAGAGATAAAAGAAGAATACAAGCAATCAGAAGGAGACCCTCAGATTAAGTCTAAAATTAAAGAAAAGCAAAGGCAAGCTGCAATGCGAAGAATGATGCAAGAAATTCCTAAAGCAGACGTTATTATTACAAATCCTACTCATTTTGCTGTGGCTATAAAATATGATGAGGATAAATTTGAAGCTCCATATGTTGTTGCGAAAGGAAAAAATTTGATTGCTCAAAATATTAAGCAAAAAGCAAGAGAAGTGAATATACCTGTTGTTGAAAATAAGCCATTAGCTCAGGCATTATATAAAGAAGTAGAAATTGGACAAATGATTTCACCACAGCTCTATGAAGCTGTAGCAGAAATTTTGGCATACGTTTACTCACTAAAAGAAAAAATATAG
- the fliR gene encoding flagellar biosynthetic protein FliR, with protein MINELFTTVITSINVFLLILSRVIGFISVAPVYGRNGIPLYVKIGLSIIVSYIILPFLVFEISTPIGSPELIFMSFKEVITGLGLGLIAQLFFSIFASAGAIIDMELGLSMSQVYDPQIGGQVTVTSKFLDIFAYLIFLYIDGHHYLMRAIINSFYILPLGSAQISNDNFINFTSKLVSYIFVSAITIAIPIIISIFLGNLLLAFMAKIMPQMNVFIVGMPFKIFLGLIIFIISLPYIGEVIRKILMNIYEYLYLFLEVVKG; from the coding sequence ATGATAAACGAATTATTCACTACAGTCATTACTTCGATAAATGTATTTTTACTAATCCTATCTAGAGTTATAGGGTTTATATCAGTTGCACCTGTATACGGAAGAAACGGAATTCCTTTGTACGTAAAAATCGGGCTCAGTATAATAGTTTCTTACATAATATTACCTTTCTTAGTTTTTGAGATTTCGACTCCAATAGGATCGCCTGAATTAATATTTATGTCATTTAAAGAAGTCATAACTGGGTTGGGTTTAGGTTTAATCGCTCAGCTCTTTTTTTCTATTTTTGCATCTGCTGGAGCAATTATTGATATGGAATTAGGTCTTTCTATGTCACAAGTATATGATCCTCAAATAGGAGGTCAAGTCACAGTTACATCGAAATTTCTAGATATTTTTGCATATCTGATATTTCTTTACATTGATGGTCATCATTACCTTATGAGAGCCATAATTAATAGCTTTTACATACTGCCACTTGGAAGTGCCCAAATATCTAATGATAATTTTATAAATTTTACGTCGAAGCTAGTAAGCTATATATTTGTAAGCGCTATTACAATAGCAATACCTATTATTATTAGTATCTTTTTGGGAAACTTACTTCTAGCATTTATGGCGAAAATTATGCCACAGATGAATGTATTTATAGTCGGTATGCCATTTAAAATTTTTTTAGGACTTATAATTTTCATAATTTCACTACCTTATATTGGTGAAGTAATAAGAAAAATACTGATGAATATATACGAATATTTATATTTATTTTTAGAGGTTGTTAAAGGATAA
- the fliQ gene encoding flagellar biosynthesis protein FliQ, with translation MDMDLVVGIMQQSLTMVLLLSAPMLIIGLLVGLIVSVFQATTQIQEATLAFVPKIVAVMLSMVVFGPWMMSSMVNFTQNLFENIDKFIK, from the coding sequence ATGGACATGGATCTTGTTGTTGGGATAATGCAACAGTCGCTAACGATGGTATTATTACTCTCAGCTCCTATGTTAATAATTGGTTTGCTAGTTGGTCTGATAGTAAGTGTTTTTCAAGCAACTACCCAAATACAAGAAGCTACACTGGCTTTTGTTCCTAAGATAGTTGCAGTGATGTTATCGATGGTAGTTTTTGGCCCGTGGATGATGTCTTCTATGGTCAATTTTACTCAAAATTTATTTGAAAATATTGATAAATTTATTAAATGA